The DNA region CCTAACGATCCGCAGCTTCAAAAACCAGTTGATCAAGCCCGTCTCCCTAATGATGCCgagtataaaaaaatatagcGAACCGTTCAATGCGCCCACGCTAAATCCCACAATCACCTGGTCTAAATTGTGGTAGTGTAAGTAAACTCTAGAAAAACAGACGCAGAATGACAGTAAAGCTAGCCCACTAGCAAAAAtgcatttttcaaagacgCTCAAATTTCTCCATGAggtatatattttcaaagagttgTAGGTGAAGCAAAACCCCATGAACTGAGAATGTGCACTAGGCATCCCGTACCCAGATCTTATGGTATCGTTTTGGAAGGATGCGCCAAACGACACGGGACGTGGCTGTTTTATTATGTTCTTTATCAcgttgttgaaaatttcattcATGAGTTGACCAAAGGCCACAGCACATGCTTCTAACTCTCTTGTGATGATAAACCAGGACAAATAAAACGACAATACCAGGATAGGCATCAACGAGAAATATGCACTTAAAAATGACAGAAAATCATGCGAATCGTAGAGAATGTATGTATCATCGAACGGTATGACATTTGGGTTAGGATTTATCGCGGCGGCTGTACTATTCATGATTTGATCTGGTTCGAAGGAAACTGTAAGTACCTTGGTTGTATAATGTAATCGGTGgcgaaaagaaaacaaaagagaaagtaAAGGAAGGAGAAACAACCCAAAGTGGCCACGATGGTGGTGACTTTATCCAGTAGTAAACGAGTTGAAACACCGCGTTGATGTTTACCATACATAGCAGTTTTTCTGAGCAggcacttttttttttgtttttttttacttttccaacaaagaaatttaaGTTTTCCCGAAAACCCGAGTTCTCCCATCCATCTAATGACTTCTACTCACTGAAAAAGGagatgaaaaggaaaatagaaatgcACCAAAAAAACGAGGTAGGAGAGATCTTCTACCATTGAGCAGTTGCTATGTATCTATGGCATCGTTGCTTTACGTAATTTTCTCCTGCTTGCAGTGGTCTTCCCACGGGCTTGCCGCCGCCCAGCCGAGTAGAGTTACGAAGCTGGGCCGATGTATATAATACGAATCGTGCATGCAGCGCCGCATAATACGCACATTCAGCACGCTAATTGTTGTATTGATTTTAAGCGTCCTTGCCTTGCACTTTGCATTGTAGCCACCGCATTACATATGTCCTCTCCTCCCCTAATTGCCACTTGCGATCTGATAACCGCTGAGAGTACAACActaattaaaaaataaagtaaAAACATGCATTTTACTAACATAAAATATGCCTCATCCCGAAAGGGACTCTTCAGGGCATGaataaatgtatataacTTATATGTGTAGAGAATATAGCAAATAGAATAGTAACGTGAAAAACCAAGCCGGGATTTCCTTTCACGGGGACAACACACCCTTTTCTTAAGAAGAGTATTTGGCAATCAAGTTATCGACATACGCGATGTACTCCTTTTCGGCATCTTCTTGAGACTTACCCTTTAAGTCTTCCCAGGCTTCCCACTTGTAACGGTCCTTCATGTTAAAAATACCTGGCTTTTCCTTGTCATTGTCTCCTACTGTAGCTTGCTTGTATAGACCGTAAAGTTCCAGTAGTTCATCGGTTGAGGGTTTTGTTGGTAGCTCGTTGACAGCCTTGGCCTTTTCTTCGAATAATTGTGAAACCATTGTGCTAGATATATAAGTTTGTCTGATCGAGGTTTGtatctctcttttctttctgtctCTTACAATCCAACGAACCGAACAAAATGCCCTTCTCCTTGAATAACCCAATTTGACACGagttatatatatatttatatacatataacGGCCATTGGAGAACCGCCCTAGAGCTGTTGAGTTTGCGAACGTGCTAGATAGCGCGTAGGGCCGCCGGCGCCACCGCTTTCAGGCACCTAGGGCGTGTCTCTTGCGACGGCCCGTTTCTCAAACGTGTGTTTTACGCGATGGTTTGTGGAATGTGGTGGGAACAGGACCGAGTAGTGGGTACGCTGCCATATGCTGAACTGTGCATTAATTGTCGGATAGCTTGCGTTCGTACTTCTCTTTCAGTCCTCCCTCTCGGTGGAGTTGAGGAGAAAAGGTTTATATGCGATTCTGGACCCCTAAAGTGTTACCCGACAACCGTTCGGGTTTAGTTAGAATGCCAATGCTTTTATACTAAAAAATGACCTAAAAAAACGATCCTGGATCTTGCCTTTAAATTTAGCAGAGTCCGGAGAGCACTAAgaaacaatagaaaaaaaactgacCGAGAGTGCTTCCTCCCTGTAAACTATTCTATTAGATTCCTTTAGCTGCCTTTTATTGTTGCTTGCATTTTCCTTCAAGAAGCacatttgtttttttttccgtaTTTCATTGCATTTTATCCAGTTACTTTATGACCGAATTAGATTATCGTGGAGCTGCTCAGGCGACTTCCGCCTCATACAGCCGAGATCAAACAGAACTTAAGCCATTTCCTTCTGCCGGCAGTGCTTCTTCGTCAATCAAAACTACAGAACCGGTGAAAGACCATAGAAGAAGACGTTCATCCAGTATAATTTCACATGTGGAACAGGAAAcctttgaagatgaaaacgaCCAGCAAATGCTACCAAATATGAATGCTACATGGGTGGACCAGCGTGGTGCTTGGATCATTCACGTGGTCGTCATCACACTGTTGAAActatttttcaacttgTTCCCTGGTGTTACCGCAGAATGGTCATGGACCCTGACTAACATGACTTACGTTGTGGGGTCGTATGTCATGTTCCATTTGATTAAGGGTACGCCGTTTGATTTCAACGGTGGTGCGTACGACAATTTGACAATGTGGGAACAAATTGATGACGAAACTTTGTTTACtccttcaagaaaatttttgattatcGTGCCAATTGCCTTATTTCTGGTTAGTACTCACTATGCACACTATGATTTAAAAATGTTTTCCTGGAACTGCTTTTTGACAACATTCGTTGCTGTTGTTCCAAAGTTACCTGTTACTCATAGACTAAGAATTTCCATTCCTGGTATTACAGGTCGTGCTCAAATTAGTTGAAGCAATTTTCCTCACAGTCATATCTTGTTTCCTGCtctatccaaaaaaaatcttggatTTGTCAACGTTTTAGCCATTCTTTATCTAAGAGGTTGATGAGTTGGAAGCTTTCGTATaagaagttaaaaaaaaaaaaaaaaaaaaaaaaaagaaacatcaaaaaagaatttgcaAAAGTCTAGATTAATGGTCTCCAAAAACATCAATCAATAGTTTTATTTAGCTCATATAAACACGAA from Saccharomyces eubayanus strain FM1318 chromosome VII, whole genome shotgun sequence includes:
- the CAX4 gene encoding dolichyldiphosphatase; its protein translation is MNSTAAAINPNPNVIPFDDTYILYDSHDFLSFLSAYFSLMPILVLSFYLSWFIITRELEACAVAFGQLMNEIFNNVIKNIIKQPRPVSFGASFQNDTIRSGYGMPSAHSQFMGFCFTYNSLKIYTSWRNLSVFEKCIFASGLALLSFCVCFSRVYLHYHNLDQVIVGFSVGALNGSLYFFILGIIRETGLINWFLKLRIVRLFYMTDSYNLAPVTLKENYEMYWQRIEKQSPSGKPKND
- the ACB1 gene encoding long-chain fatty acid transporter ACB1, giving the protein MYINIYITRVKLGYSRRRAFCSVRWIVRDRKKREIQTSIRQTYISSTMVSQLFEEKAKAVNELPTKPSTDELLELYGLYKQATVGDNDKEKPGIFNMKDRYKWEAWEDLKGKSQEDAEKEYIAYVDNLIAKYSS
- the ORM1 gene encoding sphingolipid homeostasis protein ORM1; protein product: MTELDYRGAAQATSASYSRDQTELKPFPSAGSASSSIKTTEPVKDHRRRRSSSIISHVEQETFEDENDQQMLPNMNATWVDQRGAWIIHVVVITLLKLFFNLFPGVTAEWSWTLTNMTYVVGSYVMFHLIKGTPFDFNGGAYDNLTMWEQIDDETLFTPSRKFLIIVPIALFLVSTHYAHYDLKMFSWNCFLTTFVAVVPKLPVTHRLRISIPGITGRAQIS